Within the Funiculus sociatus GB2-C1 genome, the region TGTTGTATTTGGCGTGCAGGCAGTCTAGCAGAGATTGGCTTTGTTTAAAACTTTCTACTTTATGGCTTTGGCGCATCATGCAGAACAACAGCCCCCGCATCAGCTTGACGACGCTTTGTTCTAGTTCGTAGGTACGTCCCCCATCTTCATCAACTTTGCGGTAAGCCAGCGCCAATCCCCAAACCGCGAGAATGCTATAAACGTTGTCTCGCACCCAAGCGTCGGTATAGTCGCCGTGGGCGTTAATGGCGGTACTGGCGGGTAATAGCCCGGTTATCGGATTTTGACGGTTGAGAATGACTGCTGCGATCTGCTGATAATAATTATCTAAGCGATCGCTTAGCACTTTGGCGGCGGTTAGCGACATATCATTTTGCAAGAGTGTGACGGAAGCAAGCCCAAGTGCCTTATATTTTCGCACCAAAGTCAATTTTCATCCGCAAGCGGATCAGATTGTTGCGCGATCGCGGATCTTTAGTTACATTAATTTGCATAATGTAGCCAAATTTTATTTCAGTCAGTATAAAACTATGCAAACTCAAGATCGCAACGATGTAACGAAGGTTGGCTTTACCCCTCAAGCTGAAAACTGGAACGGTCGTCTGGCGATGATTGGATTCCTCGCTGCTGTAATTATTGAACTCACCAGTGGTCAAGGTGTACTTCACTTCTGGGGCTTGATGTAATTTTTCAGTCTTTTTAACCTCGGTCAATCTCAATTCGCTGGGTGTTTCTTCGGAAATATCCAGCTTTTTTATAAAGTATGGTGTTTTTGAATATCTGTAGAGTTATTGTTAGGAAAAAAAGAGCGATCGCGCCTTAAACAAATTCATAAAACCTCTAAAGCGCTTTACATAATGGCTATGGGGCGTATAGTCCCCAAAGACTTACTTGAAAACGTTTTCCCCATCTAAAACTTTAGAAAATATAGCAATTCAAGGGTTAGGTGCAATACATCTGTAGGGACATGGCAATGCCACGTCCCTAACCTTGCTGGCCCGAACCTCAGAACCGTGATATATTCCACCCAACTGAGAAACGCTATATCCCATGCGTCACTTCTTAGCGATAGGTTTAACTTTTGCTCTATTTTTTTTGGGGACAATAGCAATAAGCCATGTGCCTAGAGGTTTGACGGCGCATGAAGATGTGGGAATTGAGAGAGCAGTAGACATGACATCAGGAAAATCTTTTGACAGCAATGCAGTTGAAATTGATGGAATCTGCTTTGAAACCGTGATGCCAAAGCGTATATTGCCTATTCCGGCAATGCAGCCTGATGCTACTACTCCTGTGGAGTTTGGGATTCGCATCACCAACAATACGCCAACCCCCCGTCGCTTCCTACTCTTTTTGTTGCTGCCTACATTTCTTGGAACAGATGAGCAAGTAATACCGCCAGAGGGTCCGGCCGTCAATAAAACCAATGTACCTCAAGAATTTGATTTTCCGTTAGCTATGCCTGGAGAGAGTTTAACCTTTTTCCTGAAGGGGAGGTTTTTCTGGGTTAACAGCGAACTTTGGTTTGTGGTTTATGTCAAAGATGGTGGCGCATGGTCGTTTCGCAATTTCAAACCTGGCACGAACCAGGTTCTGTTTACATATAAAAACTCATCCTCAGTGTGGAATATCTATGATGGACGACTACTTAGTACAGTAATTGAGGATATCTGGACGGGTGTTGTATCTACCCCCTTGGTGGAGTTCTGCTTAGTCCACAAGTGAACCGAAGTTAAATCACGCTTCTCATATCCAATCTCATCAAAGACCGCTATCTCTTGGAAGGTGCAGCCCAAGGGCGGAAAAAAAGGATTGACAAAAAGTAAAAATAATCAGAAAACACAAAGCACTATGAAGTAGTTTTACACTCTGCTTTTTTCAAGAGCATCATTCTGATTCTAGACACAACAATAGCTTTGAGCAAATAGGGTGGGCAATGCCCACCCTATTTGCTCAAAGCTATTGTTTAGCGAATGTATTCTTTGAGAATGCTGTTGCGGTTGGGGTGGCGCAACTTGCGGAGGGCTTTCGCTTCGATTTGACGGATTCGTTCGCGGGTGACGTTGAAGATTTGACCGATTTCTTCGAGGGTCTTCATGCGTCCATCATCTAAGCCGTAGCGCAGACGTAAAACGTCGCGTTCGCGGGGGCTGAGAGTATCGAGGACGCTTTCTAAGTCTTCCCGGAGCAAATTTTTGGAAACTTGATCTTCTGGGGTTTCACCATCAGCTTCGATGAAGTCTCCCAGTCGCGAATCTTCTTCTTTGCCGATTGGCGTTTCTAAGGATATCGGCAATTGGGCAGATTTAGCGATGAAACGCAGTTTCTCAATCGTCATCTCCATTCTCGTAGCAATTTCTTCTTCGGTGGGTTTGCGGCCCATTTCCTGAGAAAGGAGTTTGGTGGTTTTCTTGATGCGAGAAATGGTTTCGTAGAGGTGAACGGGTAGGCGGATAGTGCGGGATTGGTCAGCGATCGCTCTGGTTATTGCCTGACGAATCCACCATGTAGCGTAAGTTGAAAACTTGTAGCCTTTCTCGTGGTCGAATTTCTCAGCGGCGCGAATCAATCCCAGACTGCCTTCCTGAATCAAGTCTTGGAAAGATAACCCGCGATTCATATATTTCTTGGCAATCGAAACCACCAAACGCAGGTTTGACTGCACCATTTTGTCCTTAGCGCGGCGACCTACATAGAGGCGATGTCGAAACGCTGGTAGGCGCTTTTTAACCTCTTTAGACCACTCTTCTTGTTCTGGTTCTCTTCCTAACTGAGTAGTAAGTTGTTCCCAGACTCGCTCAGATTTCAGTACCCCTTCAGCCCACTCTATATCTTGGGGTTCCCGCTCTAAATTTTCGATCAATTGCTGGCGCAAACGCTCCAATTCCAGCAAATCTGCAATTTTCCGAGCAAGTTCAATTTCTTCGTCGGCGCGTAGCAGGCGAATCCGACCAATTTCTTGTAAATATAGGCGAATCGAATCCTCTGTATAGTGCTTCTTTTTAGTTTGCACCCGACGACGGGATCTGGCTACCTTACCAGGCTTACCGTCTTCTTCATCCGGTGCCACGTCTACAAATTCTTCATCTCGATCTGCTTCTTCGTCAATTAATAGCTCTAACATTTCGCTGTCAGGCTGAATGATGATTTCGAGTACGTCGTTGGCCTGGGTCATGCCTAATTCCTCATGCTCCTTCAGTTAAAGACCAGAAGATGGTGTGGTTAATCTACAAACAAGTTAGTCAGTGGTATAGTTTGCCAGCATTCAAAGGTTGCTCACTGACTAGGTGAGAGAAAGAGAGAATACATTCCTCGCAACGCCAGGGCGAACTTAAAAGCGTTGGGGTAGGTGTTAATGCTGGATATGTTCAAGACCTTTCCGATTGTAGCCTCTCTTACAAAAATTGCACGTTTTTTGATTATTTAATCCTGCAAATATGAAATTAATGTCTGGCGAGCTTTTACAAATGGATAATGCAATTGGAATTGATGCACCCATCATGCAGCCCATCTCCTTGAACTAATTTTTACAGGATTTGCTCTTACTTACTCGCTTTCTTGAGAAAACAAGCCAGTTTTTCGCTGCCTTTCTATCAATTGCCCGCTTTTCCAGCGTCAAAGGATTGGCGACAATAGCACTAAGCAGTAATGAACGTGCAAGCCAAAACTACGAGAAATTGTCCTTTTATCTTACGTTAAGCTCAAATATAACTCCATACTATTAAGCTTTATAGGTCAGCGGTTGAGACAAATGGCTGAATTCTATTCAGTCATTCTAATCAACTGGGACTAAATGTGACATCTAAAACATCAATATATATTGCAAAATCCGCATTGACCACTCAATTTGGCTTGTTGCCACAAAAAATCAATGGTGACAAACTGGTATCCTTGCTGCAATAGTTGGGGAATTAGCTGGCTAGTGGTTTGGGCTACGTCTTGTCCACCGTAGTAGCCATCGTGCAGAACAATCACTGAACCATTACGAACTTGCCGTAGCACCCGCTCTACGACCAGGGAAATACCTGGACGCACCCAGTCTTCCGGGACGACGCTCCACATGACAGGTCGATAGTTCCACTGGTGCAATAAATCTAAGGTTTGTGGTGTAAACAAACCGTTGGGGGGCCGGATATCTCGGATGTAGCGTGGATCTAGTTGACAAGCTTTTTGGATTGCTTGTTGGGTTTGTTCTATACTTTGCTGGAGTTCCGTTGGGCTGAGTTTAGGAAAGGCGCGATGATCGTATCCGTGTAATCCAATCCAGTGGCCCCGGTCGTAGACTTCTTTAGCAACTGTTGGGTAACGGTTGACACAGGCACCGAGCCAGAAAAAACTAGCAGTGATGCTGTAGCGGTCTAGCACTTGTAACAGCTCTCTGGTGTACTGAGGATGGGGGCCATCATCAAAGGTGAGAGCGATCGCTTTTGAATTTGCAGCACCCGACCACAGACAGTTAGGAAAGGCAGGCTGAAGAATTCGGTACACAATAGGAAATAGCGGAGCCAGCTGCATTTAGTCTTTTAAATTGGTGTCAGCATACAGTGAGTCTTAAAGGTCAATTTTTACAACAAAAGCAAATTTTTGCCACCGTCACGCGATTTTTTCTTTTGGTTGCTCTTACTGGGTGCAGCACTGTAACTACCAACCAGTATGAAGCAACAGCGCGGACTACTTTCACTTGGAAAGTTCACTACTTTACTAATCCCAGCCGCAATCTAGAGCGAATAGAAACTTTTGGCTCTACTTCTTTGCTCAACCGCAATGGCGAGAAACCAGAAGGAGCGGTTATTGGCCCTGATGAGCGGGAACTTTGGTGGGCTGCTCTCCCGCCACAACCGACGCTGGATGAAATTGAACAGCGACAACAACCAGGCGAACAGACAAGTACACCTGGTCTGTTGCGAGATGTGGATTACCAGATCACCTATCGCTCTGGCAACCAGACGGTGACGTTGCCGACGAATTACGATGTTTATCGGGAGGTTGTGAAGGCATATCCTTCCCAGACACCTTTAGAGCTAACTTTGGGAATCAACGATGCTTCAGTGGAAAAAGCTGAACCCAAGTTTGAAAATTAAAAGTGAAGCATCTCCCATGTACGCCATGTGCAACTTTCTTTATAGTGCGATACTCCCAACCCAAGGGCCAATTGGGGAGCTAAGAAAAAGTTGCACATCCGGTCAATTTTTAATTCTTAATTTTCTGGCAGAGCTTTTCACAGTGATGGGTATCTTTAACGGCTGACTGGCTTTAGTTAGCTGCTGTGATTCCAGCTCTTGCAGACCATCAAGAATTGCGTCGCGGATGACAGCTTCCGGCTCTCGACTCAACATCAGGCGAAAATATTCTGCGATGGTACGTTTGCGATCACGCTCTAACCGAGCATCTGTTACTAAAGCGCTCAGTTGACGAACTGCAAGCAAACGCTTCAGGGGGTCAACCTGTGTTAGTTCCGTTAACAGATGGTTCAGATTACCTTCTTCGCGATTCACTTGACGACTAATAATTTGCCACACCAACAAAATGAGGGTAAACAGGGTGCCTAAGCCTTGAAGAATCGCACCAGTTGCAATCCAGGGGCTATCTGAGTCTACCCAGATGGAAGCAGCCATGTAGGTGCTGAAGCTGGCAAGTCCGCCGCTACCAACTGCCAGAGTTAATTGACGGTTGGAGCCGCTAAAAAACCTTTGTAGACTTGACCAGTGTACTTGCCAGTCCCATTCCTGCATCAAGTAAACCAGCAACATTACCAACACACCAGCGCAGGTAGCCAGCAGAAGCTTCCAGTTCCAGAAAAGCATTGCCAACATAAATGCGATCGCCAGCAGCCAGCCTCCTTGCGACAACCTTGCTTGAGGAAACCGCTGGAAAAGTGTCA harbors:
- a CDS encoding chlorophyll a/b-binding protein, whose product is MQTQDRNDVTKVGFTPQAENWNGRLAMIGFLAAVIIELTSGQGVLHFWGLM
- the rpoD gene encoding RNA polymerase sigma factor RpoD yields the protein MTQANDVLEIIIQPDSEMLELLIDEEADRDEEFVDVAPDEEDGKPGKVARSRRRVQTKKKHYTEDSIRLYLQEIGRIRLLRADEEIELARKIADLLELERLRQQLIENLEREPQDIEWAEGVLKSERVWEQLTTQLGREPEQEEWSKEVKKRLPAFRHRLYVGRRAKDKMVQSNLRLVVSIAKKYMNRGLSFQDLIQEGSLGLIRAAEKFDHEKGYKFSTYATWWIRQAITRAIADQSRTIRLPVHLYETISRIKKTTKLLSQEMGRKPTEEEIATRMEMTIEKLRFIAKSAQLPISLETPIGKEEDSRLGDFIEADGETPEDQVSKNLLREDLESVLDTLSPRERDVLRLRYGLDDGRMKTLEEIGQIFNVTRERIRQIEAKALRKLRHPNRNSILKEYIR
- a CDS encoding polysaccharide deacetylase family protein, which produces MQLAPLFPIVYRILQPAFPNCLWSGAANSKAIALTFDDGPHPQYTRELLQVLDRYSITASFFWLGACVNRYPTVAKEVYDRGHWIGLHGYDHRAFPKLSPTELQQSIEQTQQAIQKACQLDPRYIRDIRPPNGLFTPQTLDLLHQWNYRPVMWSVVPEDWVRPGISLVVERVLRQVRNGSVIVLHDGYYGGQDVAQTTSQLIPQLLQQGYQFVTIDFLWQQAKLSGQCGFCNIY